The nucleotide sequence GCCCTCAGCTACTTCCGCCAGGGCATGGACACGGCGGGCCACAACATCGCCAACGCCGACGTGGAAGGCTACTCCCGGCAGCGCGTGGAGGCCTCGTCCACCACACCCTTCACCGAACCCGGCCTCGCCCGGCCCGCCATCCCCGGCCAGATCGGCACCGGCGTCAAGATGGACGCCATCACCCATATCCGCAGCGAGTTCCTGGACAAGCAGTACCAGGAGGAGACCACCCTCCAGGGCTACTGGAACCGCATGGAAGAGGCCGTCGATCAGGTGGAGATGTTTGTCCAGGAGCCCAACGGCGAGGGCTTCAAGATCGCCATGGATAACTACTGGAGCGCCCTGCAGGAGCTCCAGAAACGCCCCGACGACAGCTCCACCAGGGTGAACCTGGTGGAGACCACCAAGAACATGACCACCTTCCTGGACCAGCTGATCACCAACTACGACCAGTACCGCACCTCCCTCAACGAGGACCTGAAGCTCAAGGTGCAGGA is from Synergistales bacterium and encodes:
- the flgK gene encoding flagellar hook-associated protein FlgK, producing the protein MINSFFGLEMGKRALSYFRQGMDTAGHNIANADVEGYSRQRVEASSTTPFTEPGLARPAIPGQIGTGVKMDAITHIRSEFLDKQYQEETTLQGYWNRMEEAVDQVEMFVQEPNGEGFKIAMDNYWSALQELQKRPDDSSTRVNLVETTKNMTTFLDQLITNYDQYRTSLNEDLKLKVQEANDLIDQIASLNTTIAEIEGLGQNANDLVDQRILKVEKLSELIDCKP